In Vibrio kanaloae, the genomic stretch GCTCTGTGACTATCCCACGTAACATCAAAAAAGATCTCACGACAATAGCCAAGATTCTAAATATAAATTGGATTGAACGCGGGATCGAGGCGGAGGCTAGGCTTATTTGTTCCCGAGGTGGAGAGTGCCCTCGCCAACCAAGTTGTTATTCGAAATGTGGTGAGTGATAGCAGTACGAGAACTATAGGTAATTTGTCTTGCTCTGCTTAAAGTAGATTAACTTAGCTTAGTAGCGACGATGAATAAAACTAAGGCCCCAAGCCGAACCTAAAATTCAGGCAAAAAAAAACCAATCACAAAAGGGTGATTGGTCATATATTTTGTGTGAACAATAAAGGTTCACTAACAACGTCAGTTGGCTAGGTGACCCTCGGCTTAAGAAGGGTCACTAAGATTAATGCAGTATGTGTGCCAACTTTAAAACCATGCATTTTCTACGCATCTGAACACGTATTAACCGTAATTCACTGTTCGTTTTGCAAGCTGGGATTGCAAATTGCAAATAACAACAAAACGCTAGTGACTTCGTTATTAATAGACAAAAATTAACATGATATTAATACTTTCGATTTCAGATTAAATATGTTTTTAATCTAGTAATCCTTGAATATAGCCATATGACGCCCACAAAAAACGCGAATATTGAAAGTCAATATTCGCGCTTCATTAGGTTGGTTACAAGCTTGCTATATCAAAAAAGTGGCGTTCTTAAAACACTCTTCCTGTATTCAGCTCAACTCGAATCTATTTTTGAGCCGATGGCTTAGAGCGATTTATAGATGGCTTGCTACCAGACGGTTTATTCACTGACGACTTAGAAGTTGGTTTATTTGATGAACGTCCAGAACCATAGCTCGCACCATCACCTGATTTCTTAGGTTTAACAGCACCGTTTTGAGTACTTGAGTTAGTATTTTTCTCAGAGCTTCTGCCAGCATTACCACGCTTAAAGTTATTGCCATTGTTTCTTACTGATTTATCATCAGTTGCAGTCGCTGAGTTACTATCTAGCGCTTTCTTAGCGGTGTTTGGCTTACGCTTTGGCGCAGATCCAGAACCCGGCACGTGGCGCTTGTTTTTGCTCGCTGGCTTATGTCCACGAGCATTCTCACCAGAACGTTGACCATCAGAGTGTTCACGAGGCTTCTTCGGTTTCTTAGGCTTGATAGGGCGCGCATCTAATCGAGATTCAGGTAACTTGTTTACAGGCGAGAAGCCTTCAAGTTCACGACGCTCTAGCACTTGCTGAATAAGACGCTCAATACCGAACAGTTCGCCCACTTCATCTGCACAAACGAGTGAAATAGCTTTACCTACTTCACCAGCACGGCCAGTACGACCGATACGGTGTACATAGTCTTCAGATACATGTGGAAGATCGAAGTTAACGACTTGAGGAAGTTGCGGGATATCAATACCTCGCGCCGCGATATCAGTCGCGACTAAAACCCGTACCTTGCCAGTTTTAAAGTTTTCTAAGGCTTTAGTACGAGCACCCTGGCTCTTATTACCATGGATAGGAGCCGCTGTAATGTCCTGTTCTTCTAAAAAGCGAGCCAGTTTGTTGGCACCGTGCTTAGTTTTGCTAAATACCAACACTTGGCGCCAATCATTATCCTTGATTAGCTTCGCTAGCATTGGGCCTTTCTTCTTTTTATCTACTGGGTAAATACTTTGCTCAACGGTTTTCGCGGTTGAGTTCGCAGGGCTTACCGAAATTTCAACTGGGTTATTTACTAAGCCTTTAGCCAAGCCACGAATATCGTCAGAGAACGTTGCTGAGAACAGTAGGTTCTGACGTTTCTTAGGCAAGAAAGCTAAGATCTTACGGATATCTCGAATGAAACCCATGTCTAGCATGCGGTCAGCTTCATCTAACACAAGAATCTCTAACTGATCAAAGCGCACTGCATTTTGGTTATATAAATCAAGCAGACGCCCCGGTGTTGCCACCAGCACATCACTGCCTTTACGCAGTTTTTGCATCTGAGGGTTGATTTTTACGCCACCAAATACAACGGTAGAAGTAAGAGGTAAGTTAATACCATACTTAACTACACTGCCATTCACTTGTGCGGCAAGTTCACGAGTTGGCGTTAGCACGAGCGCACGAACTTGGTTCTGACGAACGCGTTGACCTTTTGATAGAATTTCAAGAATAGGTAGCGTGAAGCCAGCAGTTTTACCTGTACCTGTTTGAGCAGCGGCCATTACATCTTTGCCCTTTAGGACAGCTGGTATCGCTTTCTCTTGGATTGGTGATGGCTTATCGTAACCTTGTGCTTCAATTGCTTTAAGAATCGGTTCAGAAAGGCCAAGGGAGGTAAAACTCATAGATTATTTTCTCAGTTGAATAACATTTAATATGAGCAACGTAATAGAAAGAAATCGTTGCTACAGCTTTTGCTTATCAATTAGATTGATAGAAGCAAAACGCGGTATTCTGAGGCTTTTCCCCACATTCAGCAACTAAATTCTAATAACAGCTCAGATTCAACCTAGATAACTTGTCGCTTCTGCTCATACATTTTTTCATCAGCCGCTTTCAAAAGAGCATCGACATCATTGTAGTTACTATTATGAATAACCCAACCTACGCTGATCCGAAGATAAATAGAGTGCGTCTCATAGATGACAGGAGGCGTACAAATTGCCCTTCGAAGCTTTGTAACAATCGACGAAACGTGTTCATCATCGATAATACGCGGTAGCAAAACTAAGAACTCATCCCCGCCGATCCTTGCGACAATGTCTGAGACACGTAATTCACTTTTGATACGCTTAGCACACTCGACTAATACTTGGTCACCTACCAGATGACCATAAGTGTCGTTGATCGCTTTAAATCCATCTAGATCAATATTGACAACGGCAAAGGTCCTTGTCCCCTGTTTTTGAGTACCCTTAAAGACCTGTTTTAGGCTGTACATGAAGTATCTACGATTCGGCAGCATCGTCAACTCGTCATGCATTGAACGGCTATCTGCAATACGATACAAGCGATAGATGGTAAAAAAGGCGATCACTAACACGAGCGTTATAGTGTAACTCACCAACCTTACGGCTTGAGTTCGATACCAAGGTACGCCCATCAATACATTTTCATTTCCAGAGAGAGCAAGGTACCAACCACCATAAGGGAAGTTCACTTGCTCTGTAGCAAACGCACTATCAAATACGTCTTGTTCGCCATAAAAGACATCGCCATTCTTACCTGAACTGTTTTCGCCACGAATTGCGAGCTCATATTTGTTCTCGATCTTATCAATACCGACGTCTTCAAATAATTCATCTAAGTCAATAATGGCACTGGAAACACCCCAGTAATTTTGATAGAAGGGAGGATCTCTAAAGATAGGTGTTCGTGTAATGAGTGCTTGCCCACCTTGAAACAGCTCAAACGGGCCTGCGATAAATGTATGACCTATATTACGAGCGATCTCAATCGATTCCCATTGAACTGGGTGGTCGCGATAATCAATACCAAGGACCTGCGCATTACCTTCCATGGGATAAACAAAATTAAGCACATCATCTTTAGCTAGGGCAATCAATCGAATATGGGAAGCGTCTCGAATAATATTTTGCGCAATCCGCTCCCAATCTTTTTGGCCGCCATCGGGGTTGAGGGTCACAATAGTCGAGAAACTGTTGAGAATATACATATCCGAGACGATCCTAGCTTCTATGCTCGATCGAATGATAGCCAGCTGTCTCTTTGCCTCAGAATAAGATTCATTTTTCAAAAAGGTTAACTGCTTGGTATGAAACGCCTCGATAGCACTCACTATCACTACAAAAAATAACAAAGATAATAATTTGGCAGGCCATTGCTTGCTAGAACGATTGGGCATTCACGAACCTCTAACACTTTTGTTCTGTTTACTGCCTTAAATCGGCTCATTTCTGGCTAATCCATCATTATGCCGCCAAGTCATTAAAAATCCACACTTAATGCATAGACTCCATTAATTATTGAGTCATTCATCACTGACATTCCCGTCAACAACGCTGATTATCCAATGAAACAATCTTAATAAAGCTTACATTGTACTGACCAAAATTTCACATGAAAAAATTCATCACTGTTATTTTATATACACCATTAATTACTTGGTACCTTACGTATGAAGCTAAAAATTATACTACTATGCACATTGCTATCAGTTGCTTTTACTATTTATGCAGAGGACAATTCTCAAAAAGAAAACGTACCGAGTATTCAATCACAAGCCAATGAGCTTCGCTCTCATGAACCACTTTTCAAACAATCCGCAGACCTCATTCGTACCACCTACGAAAGCCAACTTTATACTCTGCCCGCCTTCAAGGAAGGCCACTATGGGTTACGGATGTATCGACAAACATTAGACGATAGATATGCTGCCGCCGTTTGGAGTGATATGGCGCGTGTTGCGAGTAAACTAAACCGCTTGTCTAATGACGTTCACACCATGGAACAGATTGTACTTTACTCAAAGAAGCGTGTTGCCTCTTATATTGACGACAACGATGAGCGCAGTGCCCGGCGCTACAACGTCACCCAACACATGCCCGAGTACCTATATCTTGGTGTGGACCTTCTCGGCTCTATGGCACGTGCAAATGAGTACGGTTTAGAACACAAGAACGATGCCAAGCTACGCGAAATCATTCGTCGCTATGACTTCTCACGATACGTGACCAATGAAGACATGGTGAAAGCGTGGGCTGCTCAACTGGCTAATCAGGTTTACTGGCTGCGCCAACTGGGAGAGCAGGATGTCGTTGATAAATTCGTCGACACGTTCAAAAAAGCGTACCCAGACGACAAAGACAAGAAGCTTTCAAGCCAGCAATACGGTAATAAGATCTATGGTATGACACATGTGATCTTCGGTGATTCGGAATACTACCAACACAAAGTTAGCGAGCAAGAGCATCAATGGATCTACGATTACTTCAGAGAGAACATCGATACGATTCTGCTGCGTGCAAAAGAAGATGTAATTGCAGAGGTTGGATTGACCTTTTTGCTTGCGGACTTAGAAGGTGACCCGGTTGTAGAAAAAACTCGACTCGCGATCCAAGCCTCTATCAACAAGAAGCATGGGATGATCCCTTCTATCACTGGTGACTTTGACCTTGAGTACGGTGAGCACCGCAACGTGCTGGCGATCATGCTGCTCGATTGGCAACAAGTGAATGAAGCACCGACGCTAAAAGGCAACCCTAAGGTGTTTACTACGATTCCGTATGGGTTAGTAGAAAGCAGCCATTAAGTAAATAGAAACCCCAAGGTTTATCTACAGAATCTAAAAAGCCGCATACCTTTCGAGGCCTGCGGCTTATTTGTGTCTGTTGCATCAACATAGAATAAAAACCAAGAATAACCGTTCATCGGGCTTCAGAGGCGACTTTGTTCATCACTATCGTGAAATCCCCTTCGGCATAGCCTTCTATCAAGGAAACATCATCACACAGCGTTTTACAGAAGCGATAGACACCTTGAGGGTGATAACTCATCAGGGTATTGCGCGAAGGATATTGGCTTGAATTGAGCAGATTAAAAATCACGGTCTGATTCGCTAGCCCAAACATACGAGTAATCATATTCGTCAGATAGTCGGAATCGCGAGAGATATAATTCAATGAGCCACTGGCGATAACCACATCGTGCGCTTCTAGATTCATCTTACTCATGTCACCCGCGATGAACTGGCAGCAAGCTTCGGTGTAATTTTGCTTGGCCTTTTTAAGAAAATCGGCGTGTTGGTCAACGCCTGTGTACGATTGGATACGATAGATATTGTTGAGCAGTTCAAACAACTCCCCATAACCACAACCCATATCCAAAACACTCTTCTTATCAAAGTCGGCCGAGCGTGCGATGACTTCGAAGCGACATAATTGGCTCTCTTCACTCGTCCAGCCTAAAGACTTTGCCTTATCCCCTTGCCAACGATTGGTTTGCTTTCGGTGATACCAGTACACCTTAAAACGGTCGCGCCAGTGCATTCAAATCAGTCCCACGTCAGTGAACATCCGCATACCTTAATGATATTAAGCTTCAGAACTTGAAAAGAAGAGTCCACCGATTTTATAACCAATTGCATAGCAAACCACGGCAATAGTCACAAACACCAATGCCGAGAAAAAATACGCCACCGACGCCGCAACGCCAGTGCCCCACACGACGCTAAACACCAAACCGAGATAAGCCTCTTGCGGCCACTGAGAAATAGGAAACTGAGTACCACCGGCAATAAGATAAACCATCGCAAACAAGCCGATAAAGGCGGTGATAAGACCAATGAGAACGCGCATGTTCATGGGAAGACCTTTGATTTATTGAACCTGGTTGCCATTATTCTTCGTCGAAAGCGGATCTGCTTAGTCGAAACCGAATGATATTCAAGTATATAGGATAAGAGAGACTTGCTCTATTACTCTTCCGAGTGAACCTTATACACTGCAGAGCAATGAAAGTGGTAGTTTGAATCTGAATCAACTTAACGAGCAGGCACAAAAAAGCGGACACCCTTCTTACGTTAACTCCGTTAGCAAGGTATCCGCTTTTACTGAATCTAGCTTAAAGCAGGATGAAAATACCCGCTAAACATGCACTCATCAGGTTTGCTAGCGTACCAGCAACTACCGCTTTCAAACCTAGATTAGCTACTTCAGCACGACGCTCTGGCGCCATCACACCGATAGAACCCAGCTGAATCGCGATAGAGCCAATGTTAGCGAAGCCACACAGAGCAAATGTCACAATCACTTGGCTGTGTTCAGATAACAGCGCTTTGTTCTCAATGAAGTCGATGAAAGCAACAAACTCGTTCATTACGATCTTCTGACCGATGTAAGAGCCCGCCATCAACACTTCATCACTCGGGATACCAATGAGCCATGCTAAAGGCGAGAACAGGTAACCGAAGATAGCTTGCAGCGTAATACCCGCAAAACCAAACGTTTCACCCAAGCTTTCTAATCCTGTGTTTACCATGGCAATCACACTAACGAATGCAATCAACATAGTACCAACAGCCACTGCGACTTTCATACCATTCATCGCGCCGCTTGCCAATGCATCAATCACGTTGCTTTGGTCAGCTTTATCTAGCTCAATATGCTCGTAGTCACTGGGAATGTCGCGTTCAGGTACAATGATCTTCGCCATTAACAAACTGCCTGGAGCCGCCATAAAGCTTGCTGCGATAAGGTACTTAAGTTCAACGCCAAGGCCAGCGTAACCACCGAGAACACTACCCGCTACCGACGCCATACCGCCCGCCATAACAGCAAACAGCTCGGAACGAGTCATAGATTTTAAAAAAGGACGAATAAGAAGAGGAGACTCACCCTGAGAAAGGAAGATATTACCGGTTGCAACAAGAGATTCAGCTTTACTTGTACCCAACAGTTTTTGCACCGCTCCGCCCAAGATTTGAATCACTTTTTGCATGACGCCTAAGTAATAAAGTGCAGAGATTAAAGCACTAAAGAAAATGATGATTGGAAGTACGCGAACTGCGAAAATGAAGCCATCAGTAGCAAGGTCACCGAAAAGGAAAGCAATACCAGCGTCTGCAAAACCAAGTAGGCTTGAAACGCCATTACTTAGGCTTGTTAGCGCCAACTGTCCCCACGGAAAATACAATACTAAGGCAGCGAAACC encodes the following:
- a CDS encoding DEAD/DEAH box helicase, which encodes MSFTSLGLSEPILKAIEAQGYDKPSPIQEKAIPAVLKGKDVMAAAQTGTGKTAGFTLPILEILSKGQRVRQNQVRALVLTPTRELAAQVNGSVVKYGINLPLTSTVVFGGVKINPQMQKLRKGSDVLVATPGRLLDLYNQNAVRFDQLEILVLDEADRMLDMGFIRDIRKILAFLPKKRQNLLFSATFSDDIRGLAKGLVNNPVEISVSPANSTAKTVEQSIYPVDKKKKGPMLAKLIKDNDWRQVLVFSKTKHGANKLARFLEEQDITAAPIHGNKSQGARTKALENFKTGKVRVLVATDIAARGIDIPQLPQVVNFDLPHVSEDYVHRIGRTGRAGEVGKAISLVCADEVGELFGIERLIQQVLERRELEGFSPVNKLPESRLDARPIKPKKPKKPREHSDGQRSGENARGHKPASKNKRHVPGSGSAPKRKPNTAKKALDSNSATATDDKSVRNNGNNFKRGNAGRSSEKNTNSSTQNGAVKPKKSGDGASYGSGRSSNKPTSKSSVNKPSGSKPSINRSKPSAQK
- a CDS encoding diguanylate cyclase, which gives rise to MPNRSSKQWPAKLLSLLFFVVIVSAIEAFHTKQLTFLKNESYSEAKRQLAIIRSSIEARIVSDMYILNSFSTIVTLNPDGGQKDWERIAQNIIRDASHIRLIALAKDDVLNFVYPMEGNAQVLGIDYRDHPVQWESIEIARNIGHTFIAGPFELFQGGQALITRTPIFRDPPFYQNYWGVSSAIIDLDELFEDVGIDKIENKYELAIRGENSSGKNGDVFYGEQDVFDSAFATEQVNFPYGGWYLALSGNENVLMGVPWYRTQAVRLVSYTITLVLVIAFFTIYRLYRIADSRSMHDELTMLPNRRYFMYSLKQVFKGTQKQGTRTFAVVNIDLDGFKAINDTYGHLVGDQVLVECAKRIKSELRVSDIVARIGGDEFLVLLPRIIDDEHVSSIVTKLRRAICTPPVIYETHSIYLRISVGWVIHNSNYNDVDALLKAADEKMYEQKRQVI
- a CDS encoding DUF3541 domain-containing protein, which encodes MKLKIILLCTLLSVAFTIYAEDNSQKENVPSIQSQANELRSHEPLFKQSADLIRTTYESQLYTLPAFKEGHYGLRMYRQTLDDRYAAAVWSDMARVASKLNRLSNDVHTMEQIVLYSKKRVASYIDDNDERSARRYNVTQHMPEYLYLGVDLLGSMARANEYGLEHKNDAKLREIIRRYDFSRYVTNEDMVKAWAAQLANQVYWLRQLGEQDVVDKFVDTFKKAYPDDKDKKLSSQQYGNKIYGMTHVIFGDSEYYQHKVSEQEHQWIYDYFRENIDTILLRAKEDVIAEVGLTFLLADLEGDPVVEKTRLAIQASINKKHGMIPSITGDFDLEYGEHRNVLAIMLLDWQQVNEAPTLKGNPKVFTTIPYGLVESSH
- a CDS encoding class I SAM-dependent methyltransferase → MHWRDRFKVYWYHRKQTNRWQGDKAKSLGWTSEESQLCRFEVIARSADFDKKSVLDMGCGYGELFELLNNIYRIQSYTGVDQHADFLKKAKQNYTEACCQFIAGDMSKMNLEAHDVVIASGSLNYISRDSDYLTNMITRMFGLANQTVIFNLLNSSQYPSRNTLMSYHPQGVYRFCKTLCDDVSLIEGYAEGDFTIVMNKVASEAR
- a CDS encoding NupC/NupG family nucleoside CNT transporter; protein product: MNILFGFVGVIALIACAYLLSESRSSINWKTVSRALLLQIGFAALVLYFPWGQLALTSLSNGVSSLLGFADAGIAFLFGDLATDGFIFAVRVLPIIIFFSALISALYYLGVMQKVIQILGGAVQKLLGTSKAESLVATGNIFLSQGESPLLIRPFLKSMTRSELFAVMAGGMASVAGSVLGGYAGLGVELKYLIAASFMAAPGSLLMAKIIVPERDIPSDYEHIELDKADQSNVIDALASGAMNGMKVAVAVGTMLIAFVSVIAMVNTGLESLGETFGFAGITLQAIFGYLFSPLAWLIGIPSDEVLMAGSYIGQKIVMNEFVAFIDFIENKALLSEHSQVIVTFALCGFANIGSIAIQLGSIGVMAPERRAEVANLGLKAVVAGTLANLMSACLAGIFILL